Genomic segment of Synergistaceae bacterium DZ-S4:
TGGAGGTATCTCGGCGGACTCAACGCCAACCTCCTGCCTGTTCCTCTGATGAACGTGATCAACGGAGGGACCCACGCCAACAACAACCTCAATATTCAGGAATTTCTGATCATACCCCATGGCGCCCCATCTTTTACGGAAGCTCTGCGGATGGGTGCTGAGACCTACCATGCACTGAACCGCATCCTTGCCAAGTACAGCAAATCTACCGGTACAGGAGACGAGGGCGGCTTTGCATCAGACTTCAGGGATCAGGAAGAAGTTCTGGACTTTCTGCTCATGGCGATACGAAGCGCAGGTTATCAGCCCGGCAAGGAAATTTCGATAGGTCTTGACATAGCGGCAAACCAGTTCTACAACAAAGGCGCTTATCAGTTTCACGGCAGTGACTACAAGTATACTGCGAGCGAGCTTATTGACATTTACGAGCTGATATGTGAGAAGTATCCGATAATCTCGATAGAAGACGGACTTGCCGAAGATGACTGGCAGGGCTGGATAGACATGACCAAAAGATTGTCGAACAAGATACAACTGATCGGCGACGACATATTCGTCACTCATACAGACAGGCTCCAGCTTGGCATAGACAGGGGCGCGGCAAATGCTGTGCTTGTAAAGCCCAATCAGATAGGTACATTGACTGAGACCCTCAAGCTTGTTGAAATGGGCCGACGCGGCGGATACAGGACCATAGTATCCCACAGGTCGGGAGAGACTGCAGACAGTTTTATAGCGGATCTTGCTGTAGCCACGGGAGCCGGACAGATCAAAGCAGGAGCGCCGAGAGGCATAGAACGTCTCAGGAAGTACAACCGGCTGATACGAATAGAGGAATCTCTCGAAGGACGGTCGCATTTTGCCGGGACAGATTTCCCCATTTGTAGAAAATGACAGGGACAAAGGGAAAAGGCAGCAACAGGCAGGGACAGTTTCTGTTTTGATCATTCTATAATTTTTTACCAGCATAAACCAGGAGGTGCGTTGTATGAAGGTGGCAGAACCGACCGTCGAGAGGCTTATCCAGTATTATCGGCTGCTGATCCAGATGAAGGAAGAGGAACGGAAGGTCGTATCATCGCTTCAAATAGGTGAGATCCTTGGAATAAAGGCAAGCCAGGTGCGCAAGGACCTCTCATATTTTGGAGAGATCGGCAAAAGAGGTGTCGGGTATCATGTCAACCGCCTCTGCCTCCATATAGAAAATATACTCGCCTCTCCAAAGGTATGGAAAGTAGCTCTCGCCGGAGTAGGAAACCTTGGTACAGCGCTTATGGGACACGCTGCATTCCAAAGCTACAAGTTTGAAGTTGACGCTCTTTTCGACGTAGACCCAGAAAAGGTCGGGCACGAGATAATGGGTGTCCGCTGCTGGCATGTAGATGAGATAGCAAAGGTGATGGAAGAGCGTGGTATTGAAGTTCTGATCCTCGCAGTCCCGGCCTCCGCCGCCCAGAATTGTGTTGATAAGGCCGTGCTGTCCTCATCCCTTAAAGGGATACTTGCCTTTACGCCTGCAACAGTGGTCGTGCCGGAAAAGATCCTCTTTTACAG
This window contains:
- a CDS encoding redox-sensing transcriptional repressor Rex is translated as MKVAEPTVERLIQYYRLLIQMKEEERKVVSSLQIGEILGIKASQVRKDLSYFGEIGKRGVGYHVNRLCLHIENILASPKVWKVALAGVGNLGTALMGHAAFQSYKFEVDALFDVDPEKVGHEIMGVRCWHVDEIAKVMEERGIEVLILAVPASAAQNCVDKAVLSSSLKGILAFTPATVVVPEKILFYRVDIFVELEKLLFFLKEREEKH
- the eno gene encoding phosphopyruvate hydratase; this translates as MSYITNVHGREVLDSRGFPTVEVEVTLDSGIVGKASVPSGASTGTYEAHELRDGDSGRYMGKGVLKAVQNIKEIISPALKGMDPLKQDHIDKALIELDGTMHKKKLGANAILGVSLATARTAAYSKNLPLWRYLGGLNANLLPVPLMNVINGGTHANNNLNIQEFLIIPHGAPSFTEALRMGAETYHALNRILAKYSKSTGTGDEGGFASDFRDQEEVLDFLLMAIRSAGYQPGKEISIGLDIAANQFYNKGAYQFHGSDYKYTASELIDIYELICEKYPIISIEDGLAEDDWQGWIDMTKRLSNKIQLIGDDIFVTHTDRLQLGIDRGAANAVLVKPNQIGTLTETLKLVEMGRRGGYRTIVSHRSGETADSFIADLAVATGAGQIKAGAPRGIERLRKYNRLIRIEESLEGRSHFAGTDFPICRK